A genomic stretch from Planctomycetota bacterium includes:
- a CDS encoding sodium/solute symporter (Members of the Solute:Sodium Symporter (SSS), TC 2.A.21 as described in tcdb.org, catalyze solute:Na+ symport. Known solutes for members of the family include sugars, amino acids, nucleosides, inositols, vitamins, urea or anions, depending on the system.): MSGWRLALCATLLACSAALGGEGALPPKQLFTWEELPPIPSRLGVGGPFVGVSGGDLIVTGGANFPTPLFEGGKKQWVDTVFSLDPRRMSREDGEWGAMARLRQPLAYGASVTWKDNLVCIGGCDAERCCTLVFRWVRQFEPDFPPLPKPCAMMGAALIGDTIYVAGGQETPTATEGMRNFWALDLSKPGAKWQELEPWPGPGRVLPVVAAQSDGYETQVYVISGAELFAGPDAKPARRYLTDGYAYSPKAKTWRRIADAPRPVVAAPAIASGQAHILVFGGDDGANANRVQELKDSHPGFSRDVLGYHTITNTWAKLGEMPLGQVTTVAVRWQGGIVIPSGEIRPGARTPKVFIARPVERETHFQALDYMVLAAYLLALVAIGFYIAPREKSTDDFFLAGRRVPWWAAGLSIFGTQLSAITFLSIPAAVFATDWVPFLANLCIVLVAPVVVYFYLPFFRRLNVTTAYEYLEKRFNLAVRLFGSVSFILYQLGRMGIVVLLPALALSAVSGLDVTASILIMGVLATFYTVLGGIEAVIWTDVLQVFVLMGGAVLCLGVMAAGTEGGLGGLAAQGAADGKFRLVNWTWDCTAMSLWVVVLGNFLTVLVPYTTDQAVVQRYLTTRDERSAARSIWTNAFLSVPASLLFFGIGTALYVFYKSRPALLDPAQENNAVFASFIARELPVGVSGLVIAGVFAAAMSTLDSSMNSIATALVTDFYRRLRPAADDRRCLRLARWLTGILGALGTGAALLLAALNIRYLWFFFTSMLGLLGGALAGVFALGIFTRRANGAGALIGGAAGIAASAFACYGTPIHFYLYGAIGVAVAFAVGYAASFAFPRAARPLDGLTAFTMRKAADPALYPPGRS, translated from the coding sequence ATGAGCGGCTGGCGACTGGCGTTGTGCGCGACTCTGCTCGCGTGTTCGGCCGCGCTCGGCGGCGAGGGCGCGCTGCCGCCGAAGCAGCTCTTCACCTGGGAGGAGCTGCCGCCCATCCCCAGCCGCCTTGGCGTCGGTGGGCCGTTTGTAGGCGTCAGCGGTGGCGACCTCATCGTTACCGGCGGCGCTAATTTCCCTACCCCCCTCTTCGAGGGGGGCAAGAAGCAGTGGGTGGATACGGTCTTCAGCCTGGACCCTCGGAGAATGAGCCGCGAGGATGGGGAGTGGGGAGCGATGGCTCGCCTTCGCCAGCCGCTTGCCTATGGGGCCTCGGTGACGTGGAAGGACAACCTGGTGTGCATCGGCGGCTGCGATGCCGAGAGGTGCTGCACCCTTGTGTTCCGGTGGGTCAGGCAGTTCGAGCCCGACTTCCCGCCTCTCCCCAAGCCCTGCGCGATGATGGGCGCGGCGCTGATCGGCGACACGATCTACGTGGCGGGCGGGCAGGAAACGCCGACCGCGACCGAGGGGATGAGGAACTTCTGGGCACTCGACCTGTCAAAGCCAGGCGCCAAGTGGCAGGAGCTTGAGCCCTGGCCCGGGCCGGGGCGCGTCCTGCCGGTCGTGGCCGCGCAGAGCGATGGCTACGAAACGCAGGTCTACGTGATCAGCGGCGCGGAGCTGTTCGCCGGCCCCGACGCCAAGCCGGCCCGCCGCTATCTGACCGACGGCTACGCCTACAGCCCGAAGGCGAAGACGTGGCGGCGCATCGCCGACGCGCCGCGGCCCGTCGTGGCCGCGCCCGCCATCGCCAGCGGCCAGGCGCACATCCTCGTCTTCGGCGGCGACGATGGGGCGAACGCGAACCGCGTCCAGGAGCTGAAGGACAGTCACCCCGGCTTCTCCCGCGACGTCCTGGGCTACCATACGATCACGAACACCTGGGCGAAGCTGGGCGAGATGCCCCTCGGCCAGGTCACAACGGTCGCCGTCCGCTGGCAGGGCGGCATTGTGATCCCCAGCGGCGAAATCCGCCCAGGCGCCCGCACGCCCAAGGTTTTCATCGCTCGGCCGGTGGAGCGCGAGACCCATTTCCAGGCCCTCGACTACATGGTGCTCGCGGCGTATCTCCTCGCCCTGGTCGCCATCGGCTTCTACATTGCGCCCCGTGAGAAGAGCACCGACGACTTCTTCCTCGCCGGCCGCCGCGTGCCCTGGTGGGCGGCGGGGCTGAGCATCTTCGGCACACAGCTCAGCGCCATCACATTTCTCTCCATCCCCGCCGCCGTCTTCGCCACCGACTGGGTGCCGTTCCTCGCCAACCTGTGCATCGTGCTCGTCGCGCCCGTGGTGGTCTACTTCTACCTGCCGTTCTTCCGGCGGCTGAACGTCACGACGGCCTACGAATACCTGGAGAAGCGGTTCAACCTGGCCGTGCGGCTCTTCGGCAGCGTGTCGTTCATCCTCTACCAGCTCGGGCGGATGGGCATCGTGGTGCTCCTGCCCGCGCTCGCGCTGTCCGCGGTGAGCGGGCTGGACGTCACCGCCTCCATTCTCATCATGGGCGTGCTGGCGACCTTCTACACGGTGCTCGGCGGCATCGAGGCCGTGATTTGGACCGATGTGCTCCAGGTCTTCGTGCTGATGGGCGGGGCCGTGCTGTGCCTGGGCGTGATGGCGGCGGGCACGGAGGGGGGCCTCGGCGGCCTCGCGGCACAGGGCGCCGCCGATGGGAAGTTCCGCCTCGTCAACTGGACCTGGGACTGCACGGCGATGTCGCTGTGGGTCGTCGTCCTGGGCAATTTCCTCACTGTGCTCGTGCCCTACACCACCGACCAGGCGGTCGTGCAGCGCTACCTGACCACGCGCGACGAGAGGTCGGCGGCGCGCTCGATCTGGACGAATGCCTTCCTAAGCGTGCCGGCGTCGCTGCTGTTCTTCGGCATCGGCACGGCGCTCTACGTCTTCTACAAGAGCCGGCCCGCGTTGCTCGACCCGGCGCAGGAGAACAACGCGGTCTTCGCGTCGTTCATCGCCCGCGAGCTGCCGGTTGGGGTCTCGGGCCTCGTCATCGCGGGCGTGTTCGCCGCCGCCATGTCCACCCTCGACAGCTCGATGAACAGCATAGCGACGGCGCTGGTGACCGACTTCTATCGCCGTCTCAGGCCGGCTGCCGACGACCGCCGGTGCCTTCGGCTGGCCCGCTGGCTCACGGGCATTCTGGGGGCGTTGGGCACGGGCGCCGCGCTGCTGCTGGCGGCCCTCAACATCCGCTATCTGTGGTTCTTCTTCACCAGCATGCTCGGGCTGCTCGGCGGCGCGTTGGCGGGGGTGTTCGCATTGGGCATCTTCACCCGGCGGGCCAACGGGGCGGGCGCGCTCATCGGCGGGGCGGCCGGCATCGCGGCCTCGGCCTTCGCCTGCTATGGCACACCCATCCACTTCTACCTCTACGGCGCGATCGGCGTGGCCGTGGCCTTCGCCGTCGGCTACGCGGCCAGCTTCGCCTTCCCCCGCGCGGCCCGGCCCCTCGATGGCCTGACCGCGTTCACGATGCGGAAGGCCGCTGATCCTGCCCTTTACCCGCCGGGGCGTTCGTGA